In Coriobacteriaceae bacterium, a single window of DNA contains:
- a CDS encoding FtsW/RodA/SpoVE family cell cycle protein — protein sequence MSRRNTELLLLIASAFPVILLYAMYVLTAGAAISFETLAVPIGLFAAFAAAHIAVRILAPGADPAILPIVFILSGIGITFVTRLAPALAISQLIILFVSVALMVGTLALVKNLDVVMRYKYTFGIIGIILLMLPIFIGTTISGSKLWIRIAGFTIQPGEFAKVFIVLFLAGYLAENRELLSISNRKILGFKIPRLRLLLPLFAVWGVCLLVVVFERDLGSAVLFYTIFLLMLYVATGRFSYVVIGLALLAVGAVGAYKFLSHVQVRFQVWVDPFKDAQGQGYQIVQSLFSLADGGLVGVGIGNGMANNIPVVESDFIFSAIGEEMGLLGGGAVLILFMLFAVRGLTTAARAKSDLAAFSATGLTAAISFQAFLIVGGVTRLIPLTGVTLPFMSQGGSSLLASFIIVALLLRAGDEATGREAELTGTGTMAAITDDQVASAAAPTGTRFATSSSYGSGSHSVGSRMRRRLLDTPESGVLGRVALANRLTRAVLAFTALFAILIGNLTYVQVIKAKDYQDMPTNNHTIARSKYIQRGSIITSDGVTLAESLQQEDGTYVRSYPNGNLAAHVVGYVSQQYGTTAIESVMNDTLTGSKDYSSWNNAIASLAGQTQPGNTAKLTIDSRIQTAAEQALKGFKGAVVVIDPRTGAVLACASSPTYDNTNIDALLQAGGGEDGSMYNRAMDALYTPGSTFKVVTLSAALETGTASLTSTYQAPGSMDIGNAPVTNYANESYGTISLQQAFAVSSNVVFGQVANEVGANTLVQFANAFGYGQKLGQDLTSAASIMADPSLMTEWETAWAGAGQPVGMDHTPGPQTTVMQSAVIAAAIANSGVVMDPYFVAQVLAPDGTVVKTTQSRSLGQAVSSATADQVKQAMLAVVQSGTGTDAQVPGVKVAGKTGSPETGGTNVNSTFVGFAPYDSPTVAISVALEDYDKHDVKAAKIAGIVLTAALAAQGA from the coding sequence ATGAGTCGCCGCAACACCGAACTGCTCTTGCTCATCGCCTCGGCGTTCCCCGTCATCCTGCTGTATGCGATGTACGTGCTCACCGCGGGCGCCGCCATCTCCTTTGAGACGCTCGCCGTGCCGATCGGCCTCTTTGCCGCCTTCGCCGCGGCACATATCGCCGTGCGCATCTTGGCGCCCGGCGCCGACCCCGCCATCCTACCCATCGTATTTATACTTTCGGGCATCGGCATCACGTTCGTGACACGCCTCGCCCCCGCTCTCGCCATCTCACAGCTCATCATCCTGTTTGTCTCGGTGGCCCTGATGGTGGGAACGCTCGCACTGGTCAAAAACCTCGACGTGGTCATGCGCTACAAGTACACCTTTGGCATCATCGGCATCATCCTGCTGATGCTGCCTATCTTTATCGGCACCACGATCTCGGGCTCCAAGCTGTGGATTCGCATCGCAGGCTTTACCATCCAGCCCGGCGAGTTCGCCAAAGTCTTTATCGTGCTGTTCCTGGCAGGGTACCTGGCCGAGAACCGCGAGCTGCTCTCCATCTCCAACCGCAAGATCCTGGGCTTTAAGATCCCTCGCCTGCGACTGCTGCTGCCGCTGTTTGCCGTGTGGGGTGTGTGCCTGCTCGTCGTCGTCTTCGAACGCGACCTGGGTTCGGCCGTGCTGTTCTACACCATCTTCTTGCTGATGCTCTACGTTGCCACGGGGCGCTTTTCGTATGTCGTTATCGGCCTTGCGCTCTTAGCCGTTGGAGCTGTGGGCGCCTACAAGTTCCTGTCTCACGTTCAGGTGCGTTTCCAGGTTTGGGTCGATCCGTTTAAGGACGCCCAGGGCCAGGGCTACCAGATCGTCCAGTCGCTCTTCTCGCTTGCCGATGGCGGCCTGGTCGGTGTTGGCATCGGCAACGGCATGGCCAACAACATCCCCGTCGTCGAGTCCGACTTTATCTTCTCGGCTATCGGCGAGGAGATGGGCCTTTTGGGCGGCGGCGCCGTGCTCATCCTGTTTATGCTCTTTGCCGTGCGTGGCCTCACCACGGCCGCCCGCGCTAAATCCGACCTCGCAGCCTTTAGTGCCACGGGCCTTACGGCCGCCATCAGCTTCCAGGCCTTCTTGATCGTTGGCGGCGTAACCCGCCTGATCCCGCTGACCGGCGTCACCCTGCCCTTTATGAGCCAGGGCGGCTCCTCGCTGCTGGCGAGCTTTATCATCGTCGCGCTCCTGCTGCGCGCCGGTGACGAAGCGACCGGACGCGAGGCCGAGCTTACCGGCACCGGCACTATGGCCGCCATCACCGATGATCAGGTCGCATCTGCCGCCGCCCCGACGGGCACGCGCTTTGCCACCTCGTCTTCCTACGGCAGCGGCAGCCATTCCGTCGGCTCGCGCATGCGCCGTCGCCTGCTCGACACGCCTGAATCCGGTGTGCTCGGCCGCGTTGCGCTCGCCAACCGTCTAACCCGTGCGGTGCTCGCCTTTACGGCGCTATTCGCCATCCTTATCGGCAACCTCACCTATGTCCAGGTCATCAAGGCCAAGGACTATCAGGACATGCCGACCAACAACCACACCATCGCCCGCTCCAAGTACATCCAGCGCGGTTCCATCATCACGTCCGACGGCGTGACGCTGGCCGAGTCGCTGCAGCAGGAGGACGGCACCTACGTACGCTCCTACCCCAACGGTAACCTGGCAGCGCACGTGGTTGGCTACGTGAGCCAGCAGTATGGCACCACCGCCATCGAGAGCGTCATGAACGACACGCTCACCGGTTCTAAGGACTACTCCAGCTGGAACAACGCCATCGCGTCGCTCGCGGGCCAGACCCAGCCGGGCAACACCGCCAAGCTCACCATCGACTCGCGCATCCAGACGGCGGCCGAGCAGGCACTCAAGGGCTTTAAGGGCGCTGTAGTGGTCATCGACCCGCGTACCGGCGCGGTGCTCGCATGTGCCAGCTCGCCCACCTACGACAACACCAACATCGACGCCCTACTGCAGGCTGGCGGCGGCGAGGACGGCTCTATGTACAATCGCGCCATGGACGCGCTGTACACGCCGGGCTCCACGTTTAAGGTCGTTACGCTTTCCGCGGCACTCGAGACCGGCACCGCCAGCCTTACCAGCACCTACCAGGCGCCCGGCTCCATGGACATCGGCAACGCACCGGTCACCAACTATGCCAACGAGAGCTACGGCACCATCAGCCTGCAGCAGGCCTTTGCCGTGTCCTCCAACGTCGTCTTTGGCCAGGTGGCAAACGAAGTTGGCGCAAACACGCTCGTGCAGTTTGCCAACGCCTTTGGCTACGGCCAAAAGCTCGGCCAGGACCTGACCTCCGCGGCCTCCATCATGGCAGACCCGTCGCTCATGACCGAGTGGGAGACCGCTTGGGCCGGCGCCGGCCAGCCTGTCGGCATGGACCACACGCCCGGCCCGCAGACCACCGTCATGCAAAGCGCCGTGATTGCCGCCGCCATCGCTAACAGTGGCGTGGTCATGGACCCGTACTTTGTAGCCCAGGTACTCGCCCCGGACGGAACTGTGGTCAAGACCACGCAGTCCCGCTCGCTGGGTCAGGCCGTCAGCTCCGCCACGGCCGACCAGGTCAAGCAGGCCATGCTCGCCGTCGTCCAGTCCGGTACCGGCACCGATGCCCAGGTCCCCGGCGTCAAGGTCGCCGGCAAGACCGGCTCGCCCGAGACCGGCGGCACCAACGTCAACTCGACGTTCGTTGGCTTTGCACCTTACGATTCACCCACGGTCGCCATCTCGGTGGCCTTGGAGGATTACGACAAACACGACGTCAAGGCGGCCAAGATTGCCGGCATCGTCCTGACCGCGGCGCTCGCCGCACAGGGAGCGTGA
- the pknB gene encoding Stk1 family PASTA domain-containing Ser/Thr kinase, whose amino-acid sequence MEQRVLGGRYLLKDKVGTGGMATVYRAQDQVLDRTVAVKIMLPQYAGDATFAARFKQEAQAAAGLSSPYIVGVYDWGKDGDTYYIVMEYLRGTDLKSGIKSHGALDPKKVAQIGSQISSALSVAHKHEIIHRDIKPQNIMVLPDGNIKVMDFGIARAKNSHLTQDNNVLGTAHYVSPEQTRGQDLGPTSDIYSLGVVMYECATGRVPFDGDDAISVALKQVNELPIPPSQINSGVDADLERIILKCMEKDPANRFQTADELRQVLNSYLSGRAVNVSEPTRIIGAPGELGATKTRELSDQTRAMVRPVSGVSGQNTARSSVSGSTGSYEVEKPKSNKNKIIAAVVAAVAVIGIVVAFATGLFGGEQVTVPDVLGKDQQTAVELIKEAGLEVGTVDQSYNDDVDEGKVAEQTPDGNAKKPKGTRVNLVVSKGPKPSEKVEVPQLVGLTKDQAEAALASVGLKGSASEEANEAEEGQVFEQGTDAGKEVEKGTTISYKVSSGPDTTSVPDLTDMTESQARNALDMAGFGVNVSYQENDSVTEGTVISWNPSGKQKPGATITVVIAKKSGKASVPGNLYGKSISAAVTALNNAGFYNIAFCDQNGNPVSGNENATVTGVSPTGKQSTDSTITLTVSLSGSDSGDDSGTTN is encoded by the coding sequence ATGGAACAGAGGGTCCTCGGGGGAAGATACCTCCTCAAGGATAAGGTGGGGACAGGCGGCATGGCGACCGTCTACCGTGCACAGGACCAGGTCCTCGACCGCACGGTTGCCGTCAAGATCATGCTGCCGCAGTATGCTGGCGACGCAACCTTCGCCGCACGCTTTAAGCAGGAGGCCCAGGCAGCAGCCGGTCTCTCCTCCCCCTATATCGTGGGCGTCTACGATTGGGGCAAGGACGGCGACACCTATTACATCGTCATGGAGTACCTGCGCGGCACCGACCTTAAGAGCGGCATCAAGAGCCACGGCGCCCTCGACCCCAAGAAGGTCGCCCAGATCGGCTCGCAGATCAGCTCCGCGCTTTCGGTCGCCCACAAGCACGAGATCATCCACCGCGACATCAAGCCGCAGAACATCATGGTGCTGCCCGACGGCAACATCAAGGTGATGGACTTTGGCATCGCGCGCGCCAAGAACAGCCACCTCACGCAAGACAACAACGTGCTGGGAACCGCCCACTACGTCAGTCCCGAGCAGACCCGTGGTCAGGACCTCGGCCCCACCTCGGATATCTACTCGCTGGGCGTCGTGATGTACGAGTGCGCCACCGGCCGCGTGCCCTTTGACGGTGATGACGCCATCTCGGTCGCACTCAAGCAGGTCAACGAGCTGCCTATTCCGCCGAGCCAGATCAACTCCGGTGTCGACGCCGACCTTGAGCGCATCATCCTCAAGTGCATGGAGAAGGACCCGGCAAACCGCTTCCAGACCGCCGACGAGCTTCGTCAGGTGCTCAACAGCTACCTGTCGGGCCGTGCCGTCAACGTCTCGGAGCCCACGCGCATCATCGGTGCCCCCGGTGAGCTGGGCGCCACCAAGACTCGCGAGCTTTCCGATCAGACGCGCGCCATGGTGCGTCCCGTCTCGGGCGTGAGCGGCCAGAATACCGCCCGTAGCTCGGTTTCGGGCTCCACCGGCTCCTACGAGGTCGAAAAGCCCAAATCCAACAAGAACAAGATCATCGCCGCCGTGGTGGCAGCCGTTGCCGTCATCGGCATCGTGGTGGCCTTTGCCACAGGACTCTTTGGCGGCGAGCAGGTCACCGTGCCCGATGTGCTGGGCAAGGACCAGCAGACTGCCGTCGAGCTGATCAAGGAAGCCGGCCTGGAGGTCGGCACCGTCGACCAGAGCTACAACGACGACGTCGACGAGGGCAAGGTTGCCGAGCAGACCCCCGACGGCAACGCCAAGAAGCCCAAGGGCACGCGCGTGAACCTGGTGGTCTCCAAGGGCCCCAAGCCCTCCGAGAAGGTTGAGGTTCCGCAGCTCGTTGGCCTGACCAAGGACCAGGCCGAGGCAGCGCTGGCAAGCGTTGGCCTTAAGGGCAGCGCTTCCGAGGAAGCCAACGAAGCCGAGGAAGGCCAGGTCTTTGAGCAGGGCACCGATGCCGGCAAAGAAGTCGAGAAGGGCACGACCATCTCGTACAAGGTCTCGAGCGGCCCGGATACCACCTCTGTTCCCGATCTGACTGACATGACCGAGTCCCAGGCGCGCAATGCGCTCGACATGGCCGGCTTTGGCGTTAACGTGAGTTATCAGGAGAACGACTCGGTTACCGAGGGCACGGTGATTAGCTGGAACCCCAGCGGCAAGCAGAAGCCCGGCGCCACGATTACCGTCGTCATTGCCAAGAAGTCCGGCAAGGCGAGCGTTCCGGGCAATCTGTACGGTAAGAGCATCTCTGCCGCCGTCACCGCGCTCAACAATGCCGGCTTCTACAACATCGCGTTCTGCGACCAGAACGGCAACCCCGTGAGCGGCAACGAAAACGCCACCGTCACGGGCGTCTCCCCCACCGGCAAGCAGTCCACCGACAGCACGATCACGTTGACGGTTTCGCTTTCTGGCTCCGATTCGGGCGACGATTCCGGCACGACTAACTAG
- a CDS encoding FHA domain-containing protein, which produces MNIDIVLFAGRIVLVVLLYIFLFAVMKTGVGLVRGQRRDSAIWTIDVDKGPRGIRGIHVDMLGPVIVGRSPSSDICINEPFVSASHARFSLQGPALIIEDLNSLNGTLVNGRQLVEPATLREGDEVQIGDVVMKVNRR; this is translated from the coding sequence ATGAACATCGATATCGTCCTGTTTGCAGGCCGCATTGTCCTGGTCGTCCTGCTCTATATCTTCCTGTTTGCCGTCATGAAGACCGGCGTGGGGCTCGTCCGCGGCCAGCGCCGCGACTCGGCCATCTGGACGATCGATGTGGACAAGGGCCCGCGCGGCATCCGCGGCATCCACGTGGATATGCTCGGCCCCGTCATCGTCGGCCGTTCGCCGTCGTCGGACATCTGCATCAACGAACCGTTTGTCTCGGCCTCGCATGCGCGCTTTTCGCTGCAGGGCCCGGCACTTATTATCGAGGACCTCAACTCGCTTAACGGCACGCTCGTCAACGGCCGCCAGCTGGTGGAGCCCGCAACGCTGCGCGAGGGCGACGAAGTCCAGATTGGCGACGTGGTCATGAAGGTGAACCGTCGATGA
- a CDS encoding Stp1/IreP family PP2C-type Ser/Thr phosphatase: MIDEENKSATMSETSAAPAAAPAHAAPAGPVPVEPEDTVFSLPLSHVTQEYPTLTDDENAADGGNAPIGVHAAAEQPAVPQDTPAPAHFAEPVATAITESSAVFAAPEPAAPVFPVAPAPAAASEPAAVAPQDDEPVDRTTEEPATPNVNDPSNDADTVSPGDTAEIDVAAVEAKLKDPGSTMSFEPLTDERVETDSTYDAGTTTQLMWGARSDVGCVRPHNEDSYLVQSPLFCVCDGMGGHAAGEVASSIAVETIAKTAPQAADAARLAAAVEAANAAVIEAALNGLGKPGMGCTATCAYIENDMLAIAHVGDSRAYLLHEGTLIRVTRDHSYVEELVDAGEITADEARVHPNRSVITRALGSDPAMYADHFTLHIEEGDRLILCSDGLSSMIPDSDIENIATQSSTAQICVDNLVDAALAAGGHDNVTVVVVDLVDDGVMREAKRVRRRNITIATVLGIAFVLAAAIWAYAGITGSYYLGTYKDTVAVYRGIPGKPLGLKLHWLDSTTTIKLSDLPEDTQNRLKAGIQQTSIDDAQDTISKYRHQIDEEQTRQVIDAQTIRNNTDQGSTSESDSEKTAEQSAEAEASDKN; this comes from the coding sequence ATGATCGACGAGGAGAACAAGTCCGCAACCATGTCCGAGACGTCGGCCGCCCCCGCGGCCGCGCCGGCTCATGCCGCCCCGGCGGGCCCTGTGCCCGTGGAACCCGAGGACACCGTGTTCTCCCTGCCTCTTTCGCATGTAACGCAAGAATATCCAACGCTGACCGACGACGAGAACGCCGCTGACGGCGGTAACGCCCCCATCGGCGTGCACGCCGCTGCCGAGCAGCCCGCGGTCCCGCAAGACACGCCCGCGCCGGCTCACTTTGCCGAACCCGTCGCCACGGCGATTACCGAGAGCTCCGCGGTATTTGCGGCTCCCGAGCCCGCGGCACCGGTGTTTCCCGTAGCGCCGGCACCCGCCGCAGCGTCCGAGCCTGCAGCCGTCGCCCCGCAAGACGACGAGCCTGTCGACCGTACAACCGAAGAGCCAGCCACGCCCAACGTCAACGACCCGAGCAACGATGCCGACACCGTCTCGCCCGGCGATACGGCCGAGATTGACGTTGCCGCCGTGGAGGCCAAGCTTAAGGACCCCGGCTCGACCATGAGTTTTGAGCCGCTGACCGACGAGCGCGTCGAGACTGACTCGACCTACGACGCCGGCACGACCACGCAGCTCATGTGGGGCGCCCGCTCCGATGTTGGCTGTGTGCGCCCGCATAACGAAGACTCCTATCTGGTGCAATCGCCGCTCTTTTGCGTATGCGACGGCATGGGCGGCCACGCCGCCGGTGAGGTAGCCTCCTCCATCGCCGTCGAGACCATTGCCAAGACAGCGCCGCAGGCAGCCGACGCCGCACGACTGGCGGCCGCCGTCGAAGCTGCAAACGCCGCGGTCATCGAGGCTGCGCTCAACGGGCTTGGCAAGCCCGGCATGGGCTGCACGGCAACCTGCGCCTATATCGAAAACGACATGCTCGCCATCGCCCACGTGGGCGACTCGCGCGCCTATCTGCTCCACGAGGGCACGCTCATCCGCGTGACCCGCGACCACTCCTATGTGGAGGAGCTCGTGGACGCCGGCGAAATTACGGCAGACGAGGCTCGCGTCCACCCCAACCGCTCGGTCATCACCCGCGCGCTGGGCTCGGATCCCGCCATGTATGCCGACCACTTTACCCTGCATATCGAGGAAGGCGACCGCCTGATCCTGTGCTCGGACGGTCTTTCGAGCATGATTCCCGATAGCGATATCGAAAACATCGCCACACAGTCCTCGACCGCGCAGATTTGCGTCGACAACTTGGTGGACGCGGCGCTCGCCGCCGGCGGCCACGACAATGTGACCGTGGTGGTGGTCGACCTGGTCGACGATGGCGTCATGCGCGAGGCAAAGCGCGTCCGCCGCCGCAACATCACCATTGCCACCGTACTGGGCATCGCTTTTGTGCTGGCGGCAGCCATCTGGGCCTACGCAGGCATCACCGGCTCGTACTACCTGGGCACCTACAAGGACACCGTCGCGGTCTACCGGGGCATTCCCGGCAAGCCGCTCGGCCTTAAGCTGCACTGGCTCGACAGCACGACCACCATCAAACTGTCCGACCTGCCCGAAGACACACAAAATCGCCTTAAGGCAGGTATTCAGCAGACGAGCATCGACGACGCACAGGACACCATCTCCAAGTACCGCCATCAGATCGACGAGGAGCAGACCCGTCAGGTGATCGACGCGCAAACGATCCGCAATAACACCGACCAGGGTTCGACCTCCGAATCGGATTCCGAGAAAACCGCCGAACAGTCCGCCGAGGCCGAAGCCTCCGATAAGAATTAG
- a CDS encoding DUF3662 domain-containing protein: protein MNFLNIFEDHVAGIFGTTRAPFSFKKLAKQAARDMEDQTLVINGVNTAPALYTILIAADDDPMLAPFYPELSREVREFVKAQAEKRRYVFVGEPLVRFMIDPQLRGGKFSVFAENVDAPTLGRLYEEERAYQNGLGQNNSAASRAASAPRAGQQQFAAPQQHPAAMPQQQPAPRAATPDPLAVADPFAPNMPDPAAAPIPVPQTVSRDALAGMGGAAATGAAAGLGAAASIASNMASSRAPQRPLAQLVDVVSGESHAITSAQVTIGRERSVSDIALRDPNVSRRHAQLTFTGSDWSIEDLNSTNGTLVNNRRITRCPLRNGDLLTFGLSTFEFRG from the coding sequence GCCGGCATCTTCGGTACCACCCGTGCCCCGTTCTCCTTTAAGAAGCTTGCCAAGCAGGCCGCTCGCGACATGGAGGATCAGACTCTGGTGATCAACGGCGTCAACACCGCGCCGGCGCTCTATACCATCCTGATTGCCGCCGACGACGATCCCATGCTCGCCCCGTTCTATCCCGAGCTTTCGCGCGAGGTCCGCGAGTTTGTGAAAGCGCAGGCCGAAAAGCGCCGCTACGTCTTTGTCGGCGAGCCCCTCGTTCGCTTTATGATCGACCCGCAGCTGCGCGGCGGCAAGTTCTCGGTCTTTGCCGAGAACGTCGATGCCCCTACGCTCGGTCGCCTGTACGAGGAAGAGCGCGCCTACCAAAACGGCCTGGGCCAGAACAACTCAGCCGCGAGCCGTGCCGCCAGCGCCCCGCGCGCCGGCCAGCAGCAGTTTGCCGCCCCGCAGCAACACCCCGCTGCTATGCCGCAGCAGCAGCCGGCACCTCGTGCTGCCACTCCCGACCCGCTTGCCGTGGCCGACCCCTTTGCGCCCAATATGCCCGATCCCGCCGCCGCACCCATCCCCGTGCCCCAAACCGTCTCGCGCGACGCGCTTGCCGGCATGGGCGGAGCCGCCGCGACCGGCGCCGCCGCTGGCCTTGGCGCCGCAGCCAGCATCGCCTCCAACATGGCAAGCTCTCGCGCCCCGCAGCGTCCGCTCGCCCAGCTTGTCGACGTCGTGAGCGGCGAGAGCCACGCCATCACCTCCGCACAGGTGACCATCGGTCGCGAGCGCTCGGTTTCCGACATCGCCCTGCGCGACCCCAACGTGTCGCGCCGTCATGCCCAGCTCACCTTTACGGGCTCGGACTGGTCGATCGAGGACCTCAACTCCACCAACGGCACGCTCGTCAACAACCGCCGCATCACGCGCTGCCCGCTGCGCAACGGCGACCTGCTGACGTTTGGCCTGAGCACGTTCGAATTTAGGGGATAG